In Brachypodium distachyon strain Bd21 chromosome 2, Brachypodium_distachyon_v3.0, whole genome shotgun sequence, one genomic interval encodes:
- the LOC100839809 gene encoding UDP-glycosyltransferase 88A1 — protein sequence MKQTVVLFAGAGVGHVTPMTELAYVFLKHGYDVTMVLLEPPFKSTDSGASFIERIAASNPSISFHVLPPLPAPDFAASGKHPFLLMLQLARDYNAPLEAFLRSIPRERLHSLVLDMFCVHAMDVGTAVGVPVYTFFASGASCLSVLTQFPALVAGRQSGLKDLGDTPLDFLGVPPMPASHLIRELLEHPEDEMCKAMTNIWKRNTETMGVLVNTFEALESRAVQSLRDPLCVPGRILPPVYCVGPLVSKGTAKDDSKAERNECLAWLDAQPDRSVVFLCFGSKGTLSADQLKEMAVGLERSGQRFLWSVRTPAGTKDPKKYFEVRPEADLDALLPEGFLERTKDRGLVVKSWAPQVDVLQHPATGAFVTHCGWNSTLEAVVAGVPMLCWPLEAEQKMNKVFMTEDMGVAVELEGYRTGFIKAGELEAKLRLVIEAEEGRQLRARVAARREEAQAALEEGGSSRAAFVQFLLDVENLAHGKELGN from the coding sequence ATGAAGCAGACCGTCGTCCTgttcgccggcgccggcgtcggccacGTAACCCCCATGACGGAGCTCGCCTACGTCTTCCTCAAGCACGGCTACGACGTCACCATGGTGCTCCTCGAGCCGCCCTTTAAGTCGACCGACTCGGGCGCCAGCTTCATCGAGCGCATTGCCGCCTCCAACCCGTCCATCTCCTTCCATGTCCTCCCGCCCCTCCCCGCACCAGACTTCGCCGCCTCCGGCAAGCACCCTTTCTTACTCATGCTCCAGCTCGCGCGCGACTACAACGCGCCGCTCGAAGCCTTCCTCCGGTCCATCCCCAGGGAACGCTTGCACTCCCTTGTCCTCGACATGTTCTGTGTCCACGCCATGGACGTCGGCACGGCGGTCGGCGTCCCGGTCTACACGTTCTTCGCCTCGGGCGCCTCGTGCCTGTCCGTCCTAACCCAGTTCCCGGCGTTGGTTGCCGGCAGGCAATCGGGCCTTAAGGATCTCGGGGACACGCCCCTCGATTTCCTTGGCGTCCCGCCGATGCCGGCGTCTCATCTCATCAGGGAGCTGCTCGAGCACCCGGAGGACGAGATGTGCAAGGCCATGACCAACATCTGGAAGCGCAACACGGAGACCATGGGCGTTCTGGTGAACACGTTCGAGGCGTTGGAGAGCCGGGCGGTGCAGTCGCTCAGGGACCCGCTTTGCGTCCCCGGCCGGATCCTGCCTCCGGTCTACTGCGTCGGGCCGTTGGTCAGCAAGGGCACCGCGAAGGATGACAGCAAAGCAGAGAGGAACGAGTGCCTGGCGTGGCTCGACGCGCAGCCGGACCGCAGCGTGGTGTTCCTCTGCTTCGGAAGCAAGGGCACGCTCTCCGCGGACCAGCTCAAGGAGATGGCCGTTGGCTTGGAGAGGTCCGGGCAACGGTTCCTGTGGTCCGTGCGCACGCCGGCCGGAACCAAAGATCCAAAGAAATACTTTGAGGTGCGCCCCGAGGCCGACCTCGATGCGCTCCTTCCGGAGGGGTTCCTGGAGAGGACCAAGGACAGGGGCCTCGTGGTCAAGTCATGGGCACCTCAGGTGGACGTGCTCCAGCACCCGGCCACCGGCGCCTTCGTGACGCACTGCGGGTGGAACTCGACGCTGGAGGCCGTCGTGGCGGGGGTCCCGATGTTGTGCTGGCCGCTGGAAGCAGAGCAGaagatgaacaaggtgttcatgacAGAGGACATGGGCGTCGCGGTGGAGCTGGAGGGATACAGGACGGGGTTTATCAAGGCGGGCGAGTTGGAGGCCAAGCTGAGGCTGGTGAtcgaggccgaggagggaaGGCAGCTCAGGGCGCGAGTTGCAGCTCGCAGGGAAGAGGCGCAGGCGGCTCTGGAGGAAGGAGGCTCGTCGCGGGCGGCGTTCGTCCAGTTCTTGTTGGACGTGGAAAATCTGGCACACGGAAAGGAGCTAGGCAACTGA
- the LOC100840110 gene encoding anthocyanidin 5,3-O-glucosyltransferase, whose translation MAVTTTQKTVVLYPSLGVGHLNPMVELAKVFLRRGQAVVIAVVNPPDKDAVSADALGRLAAANTAITFSLIPVPSRGKDHHYPHPVMRTIDVLRAANPALREFLRTLPAVDALVVDMFCVDALDVAAGLGIPAYFFFASAVGDLAVMLHLPYYYPTAPSSFKDMGKTPLHFPGVPPIRALDMATTMRDRESETAKERLRQCARMPEATGILVNSFDWLEARALEAIRNGLCTPDRTMPPLYCIGPLVLPGGHTRGSNGERHPCIEWLDAQPDRSVVFLCFGSLGTFSAAQLRDIAHGLQNSGHRFLWVVRDPPEHKSSSISVEPDLEALLPESFSEKTSDRGFVVKNWAPQAEVLRHGAVGAFVTHCGWNSVLEGIVSGVPMIGWPLYAEQRLNKVHVVEEMKVGVAVEGYEEDLVKAEEVEAKVRLVMESEEGSKLRERIAMAKEMAADALKEGGSSDVAFDEFMKDLENDSSESRKKSFIHANGRGTE comes from the coding sequence ATGGCCGTCACGACGACGCAGAAGACGGTGGTCCTCTATCCCTCGCTGGGCGTCGGCCATCTCAACCCCATGGTGGAGCTGGCCAaggtcttcctccgccgcggccaggCCGTGGTCATCGCCGTCGTGAACCCGCCCGACAAGGACGCCGTCTCGGCGGACGCATtgggccgcctcgccgccgctaaCACCGCCATCACGTTCTCCCTCATCCCCGTTCCGTCCCGCGGCAAGGACCACCACTACCCCCACCCCGTGATGCGCACCATCGACGTGCTCCGCGCCGCCAACCCCGCGCTACGGGAGTTCCTGCGCACGCTCCCCGCAGTCGACGCCCTCGTGGTCGACATGTTCTGCGTCGACGCGCTCGACGTGGCCGCCGGGCTCGGCATCCCCGCCTACTTCTTCTTCGCGTCCGCGGTCGGTGACCTCGCCGTCATGCTCCACCTCCCGTACTACTACCCCACCGCGCCGTCCTCGTTCAAGGACATGGGCAAGACCCCGCTCCACTTCCCCGGCGTGCCGCCCATCCGTGCGTTGGACATGGCGACCACGATGCGGGACCGAGAAAGCGAAACCGCCAAGGAACGGCTGCGCCAGTGCGCGCGGATGCCCGAAGCGACAGGCATCCTCGTCAACAGTTTCGATTGGTTGGAGGCGAGAGCGCTGGAGGCGATCAGGAATGGCCTCTGCACGCCCGACCGCACAATGCCGCCACTCTACTGCATCGGGCCACTAGTCCTTCCTGGTGGACACACGAGAGGAAGCAACGGCGAGAGACACCCGTGCATCGAGTGGCTTGACGCGCAGCCAGACCGAAGCGTGGTATTCCTCTGCTTCGGCAGCTTGGGCACCTTCTCGGCGGCGCAGTTAAGAGACATAGCGCACGGGTTACAGAACTCCGGGCACAGGTTCTTGTGGGTGGTGCGGGACCCGCCCGAGCAcaagagcagcagcatctCCGTCGAGCCGGACTTGGAGGCATTGCTTCCTGAGTCTTTCTCAGAGAAGACATCCGACAGGGGCTTCGTGGTGAAGAACTGGGCGCCACAGGCCGAGGTGTTGCGGCACGGCGCCGTCGGCGCGTTCGTGACGCACTGTGGGTGGAACTCGGTGCTGGAGGGGATCGTGTCCGGCGTGCCAATGATCGGCTGGCCGTTGTACGCAGAGCAGAGGCTGAACAAGGTGCACGTGGTGGAGGAGATGAAAGTCGGGGTGGCGGTGGAGGGCTACGAAGAGGATCTGGtgaaggcggaggaggtggaggccaAGGTAAGGCTGGTGATGGAGTCTGAGGAAGGGAGCAAGCTTAGGGAGAGGATCGCGATGGCCAAGGAGATGGCCGCGGACGCTCTGAAGGAAGGGGGTTCGTCTGACGTGGCGTTTGATGAGTTCATGAAGGATCTGGAGAATGACAGTTCTGAATCTCGAAAGAAGTCTTTCATTCATGCTAACGGACGGGGGACAGAGTAG
- the LOC100843162 gene encoding anthocyanidin 5,3-O-glucosyltransferase, with amino-acid sequence MAEKTVVLYPSLGVGHLNPMVQLAKAFLRRGGMAVTIAVIDPPGKDPVLEAAVARLAAACPSITVCLLPIPSGTNKHYSNVALRMLDELRLANPVLRGFLGSLPAVDALVVDMFCIDALDVAADLAVPAYIFYPSAAGDLAIYLQVPDLCLNAPSSLKDMGRTALHFSGVPPVSALDMPDTMLDRESDLCRRRMQQLARFPEARGILVNSFEWLESRALKALRDGLCVPAGRSTPHIYCVGPLVDGGMNGESGERHASLEWLDRQPKQSVVFLCFGSRGVFSAAQLTEMARGLENSGHRFLWAVRSPREEQSKSAEPDLKALLPDGFLERTRDRGLILKNWAPQAEVLSHGAVGAFVTHCGWNSALEAIMSGVPMICWPLYAEQRLNKVHMVEELKVGVVVEGYDEELVKAEEVEAKVRLVMESGEGKKMSERMAMAKDMATEAVKEGGSSDMAFYEFLKHLE; translated from the coding sequence ATGGCGGAGAAGACGGTGGTCCTCTATCCCTCGCTGGGCGTGGGCCACCTGAACCCCATGGTGCAGCTGGCCAAGgccttcctccgccgcggcggcatggCCGTCACCATCGCCGTCATCGATCCGCCGGGGAAGGACCCCGTTCTGGAAGCCGCAGtcgcgcgcctcgccgccgcctgcccctcCATCACTGTctgcctcctccccatcccgtcCGGCACCAACAAGCACTACTCCAATGTCGCCTTGCGCATGCTGGACGAGCTCCGCCTCGCGAACCCCGTGCTCCGGGGGTTCCTCGGCTCGCTCCCTGCCGTCGACGCCCTGGTTGTCGACATGTTCTGCATCGACGCGctcgacgtcgccgcggacCTCGCCGTCCCCGCTTACATCTTCTACCCGTCTGCGGCCGGCGACCTCGCGATCTACCTCCAGGTTCCTGATCTCTGCCTCAACGCCCCTTCGTCGTTAAAGGACATGGGCAGGACGGCGCTGCACTTTTCCGGCGTGCCGCCGGTTAGCGCTCTGGACATGCCGGACACCATGCTAGACCGGGAGAGCGACTTGTGCAGGAGGCGGATGCAGCAGCTCGCGCGATTCCCGGAAGCAAGAGGCATTCTGGTGAATAGCTTCGAGTGGTTGGAGTCGAGGGCTCTGAAGGCGCTCCGGGATGGCCTCTGCGTGCCCGCCGGCCGCTCCACGCCACATATATACTGCGTCGGGCCACTGGTGGACGGCGGCATGAACGGGGAAAGCGGCGAGAGGCACGCTTCCCTCGAGTGGCTGGACAGGCAGCCAAAGCAGAGCGTGGTGTTCCTCTGCTTCGGAAGCAGGGGGGTTTTCTCGGCGGCGCAGCTCACGGAGATGGCTCGCGGTCTGGAGAACTCTGGGCACAGGTTCCTGTGGGCCGTCCGTAGCCCGCGTGAGGAGCAGAGCAAGTCTGCCGAGCCGGACTTGAAGGCGTTGCTTCCTGATGGGTTCCTGGAGAGAACCAGAGACAGGGGCTTGATTCTGAAGAACTGGGCGCCACAGGCAGAGGTGTTGAGCCACGGCGCCGTTGGAGCGTTCGTTACGCACTGTGGCTGGAACTCGGCACTGGAGGCTATCATGTCCGGCGTGCCGATGATCTGCTGGCCGCTGTACGCGGAGCAGAGGCTGAACAAGGTGCACATGGTGGAGGAGCTGAAGGtcggggtggtggtggagggcTACGACGAGGAATTGGTGaaggccgaggaggtggaagCTAAGGTGAGGCTGGTAATGGAGTCTGGTgaagggaagaagatgagcgAGAGGATGGCCATGGCAAAGGACATGGCCACCGAGGCCGTCAAGGAAGGTGGTTCGTCTGACATGGCATTTTACGAGTTCCTGAAGCATTTAGAGTGA
- the LOC100844072 gene encoding UDP-glycosyltransferase 88F3 yields the protein MRSAVVLYTWLVRGHLHPMTQLANHLAGHGVAVTVAVADVPSTGNSSDTIAGLSATYPSVSFHLLQPTASRSADTADPDPDADPFITLIADLRATNPALLAFLRSLASVKVLVADFFCAYGLNAATQIGVPGYLFFTSGASVLAAYLHIPVMRSAASFGDMGRSLLHFPGVHPIPASDLPEVLLNRDNSQYRTTLGLFEQLPRAKGILSNTFEWLEPRAVKAIKDGTPRAGEPVPRLFCVGPLVGEERGCRAKHQCLRWLDKQPARSVVFLCFGSASSVPVEQLNEIAVGLEKSGHAFLWAVRAPVAPDADSTKRFEGRGEATLEQLLPEGFLDRTRGRGMVVSSWAPQVEVLRHPASGAFVTHCGWNSTLEAVTAGVPMVCWPMYAEQRMNKVFVVEVMKLGVVMDGYNEGMVKAEEVEAKVRQVMESEQGKEMRKRMTLAQEMAADALEIGGSSTRALVDFLDTLKISMLD from the coding sequence ATGCGGAGTGCAGTAGTGCTGTACACATGGTTGGTGAGGGGCCACCTCCACCCCATGACGCAGCTTGCCAACCacctcgccggccatggcgttGCCGTCACGGTCGCAGTAGCCGACGTTCCATCTACAGGCAACTCCTCTGACACCATTGCCGGCCTCTCAGCCACCTACCCTTCCGTGTCCTTCCACCTACTCCAGCCAACAGCGAGCCGTTCCGCTGACACGGCCGATCCCGATCCCGACGCCGATCCGTTCATCACCCTTATCGCCGACCTCCGCGCCACCAACCCCGCCCTTCTCGCCTTCCTGAGGTCCCTCGCGTCCGTCAAGGTTCTCGTCGCCGATTTCTTCTGCGCGTACGGGCTGAACGCCGCCACACAGATCGGCGTCCCGGGCTACTTGTTCTTCACCTCCGGGGCGTCAGTCCTTGCTGCCTACTTGCACATCCCCGTCAtgcgctccgccgcctccttcggGGACATGGGGCGCTCCTTGCTGCATTTCCCTGGAGTCCACCCAATTCCGGCGTCCGATTTGCCGGAAGTCCTGCTTAATCGCGACAACAGTCAGTACAGGACAACTCTTGGTCTCTTCGAGCAGCTGCCCAGAGCGAAGGGCATATTGTCGAACACCTTCGAGTGGCTGGAGCCCCGGGCCGTTAAGGCCATAAAAGACGGGACTCCCCGCGCCGGCGAGCCAGTGCCGAGATTATTCTGCGTCGGCCCATTGGTTGGCGAGGAGAGGGGGTGCCGCGCGAAGCACCAATGCCTAAGGTGGCTTGACAAGCAGCCGGCGCGGAGCGTGGTATTCCTCTGCTTCGGGAGCGCGAGCTCggtgccggtggagcagctaaATGAGATCGCCGTTGGACTGGAGAAGAGCGGGCACGCATTCCTCTGGGCCGTGCGCGCGCCCGTCGCGCCAGATGCTGACTCGACGAAGCGGTTCGAGGGGCGGGGCGAGGCAACGTTGGAACAGCTGCTCCCGGAGGGGTTCTTGGACAGGACGCGAGGACGAGGAATGGTGGTGTCGTCGTGGGCGCCGCAGGTGGAGGTGCTCCGGCACCCGGCGAGCGGCGCGTTCGTGACGCACTGCGGCTGGAACTCGACGCTCGAAGCGGTTACGGCGGGGGTGCCTATGGTGTGTTGGCCGATGTACGCGGAGCAGaggatgaacaaggtgttcgtCGTGGAGGTGATGAAACTCGGCGTGGTCATGGATGGCTACAATGAGGGGATGGtgaaggcggaggaggtggaggcgaagGTGAGACAGGTCATGGAGTCCGAGCAAGGAAAAGAGATGAGGAAGCGGATGACGCTGGCGCAAGAGATGGCCGCCGATGCGCTGGAGATCGGTGGATCGTCAACGAGAGCATTAGTTGACTTCCTGGATACTCTGAAGATTTCGATGCTCGATTGA